A stretch of DNA from Noviherbaspirillum sedimenti:
CGCCGAGCCATGGTCTCCGCCCATGCAGTCGATGGATATTTTAATTGTCATTGCTTTGATTCTGACGCCACACATGGAATGGCGCAGATGGAACGCGACTCAAAATGATGCGGCTGCGACTTGAAACACAAAAAACGGCGCCGGGCATATTGCGCGTCACGCCGTTCACATCCCGCAACAACGATGAATTACTCGTCGTTCTTGGTCTTCAGGACCTTGCGGCCACGATAGTAGCCGTTCGGGCTGATGTGGTGACGCATGTGGGTTTCGCCGGTGGTCGGCTCGACTGCCAGTTGCGGCGCAGTCAGATGGTCGTGCGAACGGTGCATGCCGCGCTTGGA
This window harbors:
- the rpmF gene encoding 50S ribosomal protein L32, which codes for MAVQQNKKSPSKRGMHRSHDHLTAPQLAVEPTTGETHMRHHISPNGYYRGRKVLKTKNDE